A stretch of DNA from Francisella uliginis:
TGGGAATAATTTTTGATGGTTATTATTTAGGCTGCCAAACAATATCAAGCTCTTTGGCTGCTTTGACATCATCTAAACGACGAGATGGTAAACTATATGGTGCTTTTTTAAGATACTCAGGGTTTTGTTTTGCAATATTCCTAATCTCAACCATTGCCTGGATAAACTTCTCCATACTATCAACATTCTCAGTTTCAGTAGGCTCTATTAGTAGGCATTCTGGTACTAGCAATGGGAAATACATAGTAGGAGCATGCACGCCTCTATCTATCAAACACTTAGCGAAATCCGTAGCTGTCACGCCATACTTTTGAAATTCAGGTTTTAATGTCACAATAAACTCGTGAGATGCTCTTCTATCAGGATATGCTATTGTAAAGCCTTCTTCTTTTAAACGCACCATCATATAGTTAGCGTTTAGAGTTGCTATTTCAGATGCTTCAGTTAAGCCATTACCACCTAACATTGCGCCATAAATATATGCTCTAAGTAACACCCCAATATTACCGTTAAACGCAGATAGTCTACCGATAGTATTAGGTACATCTTTTTCCTCTAACCATACAAATTTATTATCTTTTTTACCAACCATTGGTACAGGTAAAAACTCTTTTAATTTGTCATTAACAGCTACTGGACCAGCACCTGGACCGCCACCACCATGAGGAGTTGCAAAAGTTTTATGTAAATTCATATGTAAAACATCAAAGCCCATATCTCCAGGGCGCGCTTTACCCATGATCGCATTTAGGTTTGCGCCATCATAGTATAGTAAACCGCCAGCCTCATGAACTTTCTTTGCGATCACAGCTATACTTCTTTCAAATACCCCAACAGTAGATGGATTTGTAAGCATAATACCAGCAGTTTTTGGTCCTAGCACTTTATCAAGAGCTTCGATATCAATATCACCACACTTCTTAGTTGGAATCTCGATAACTTTTAAGCCACACACTTTTGCAGTAGCTGGGTTTGTACCATGAGCTGCATCTGGCACAATAATTTCATTACGCTCAAAATCACCACGTTTATGATGATAAGCTTTGATCATAGCTACACCTGCAAACTCACCTTGAGCGCCTGCCATAGGTGCAAGTGAAACACCAGTCATACCTGTTAGCTCTTTTATCAAATCTTGTAGATCATATAAACACTCTAGAGTACCTTGAGCACTTTGTGTACTTGCATACGGATGTCTTTCTAAAAAACCAGGTAGCGAAGCATACTTATGTGCTGCACGAGGATTGTACTTCATAGTACAAGAACCTAGTGGATAAAAATTTGTATCTATACAAAAATTCTTACGTGATAGTTGTGTATAATGTCTAACAACATCTAACTCAGCTTGTTCAGGCAAAATAGGTTTTTTAGAACGAAGCATATTTGCTGGAATATCCGAAGTATCACCTTTTTTACTTGGCATTACAGCTGGTGAGTTTACACCTCTAGTTTTTTCAAAAATAACCATTTAATTAACCTCCTAACCTAGCTAGAACTTTCTTAGTCGCTGCAATATATTCATCTAGATCTTCTTGTGTATGAATTTCAGTAGCGCAAATCATAATAGATTTTTCTAAGTCGTTACTATATTCACCCAAGAAATATCCGGCATCAATACCTTCTTTTTCCATTTCTGTTACGAAAGTTGTTGCGTTTACAGGTAAATCAATAACCACCTCATTAAAAAATGCTTTATCAAACCTAATACTTACACCATCTAATTTAGATAACTCATTTGCTAGGTTTGTTGTATTTTCATGAGATACACTAGCAACTCTTTCTAGACCTTCAGCACCAAGCAAACTCATATAAATAGTTGCAGCTGTTACCATAAGACCTTGGTTAGTACAGATATTAGAAGTAGCTTTTGCACGGCGAATATGTTGCTCTCTAGCTTGTAGAGTTAAGCAAAAACCTTCATTACCATCTAGATCAACAGTTCTACCAACAATACGACCTGGCATTTGACGCACATGAGGCATTTTACAAGTCATAAAGCCAAAATATGGACCGCCTGAAGCTAAAGGCACACCCATAGGCTGACCCTCACCACAGACTATATCAGCACCTTTTTCACCCCATTCAGCTGGTGATTTTAAGATTGCTAAGGACATTGGATTAGTTACAGCTATAGCTAAAGCTCCATGTTCATGCGCCCAATCTGTCAGACTATCAACATCTGCAAGTTGACCTAAGAAATTAGGACTTTGGACAACTACCGCAGCATATTGAGTATCAGCAAAATCAGCTAGCTTTGCTATATCTGTTTTACCATTTTTAGAGTCCAAGTTTACAACATCAATCTCAATACCTTGATGCTTCGTAATTGTTTCTAGTACATTTAAGTACGTTGGATGTAACGCTTCAGCTATTAGGACTTTTTGTGATTTTGCCTTTTTATTAGAGCGAATCGCCATAAGTACAGACTCTGCTAATGCAGTTGCCCCATCATACATAGATGCATTTGATACATCCATACCAGTTAGTCCTGCCATCATGGTTTGGAATTCATAGATAACTTGTAGACCACCTTGAGAAGCCTCAGCTTGATATGGTGTATATGCTGTATAAAATTCTCCACGAGCTACAATATCCCATATCGCTGAAGGAATATAATGACTATATGCCCCAGCTCCTATGTAGTTAGTATTATGGTGATTCTTATTAGCTCTTTTTCTTGCAACATTTGCTAATTGTATTTCATTGATTCCGTCTGGAATTTTTAGAGCATTGGCTCTTAGCTGAGCAGGAATCTCATCAAATAACTGATCTACAGAGCTTGCTCCTATAGTATCCAGCATTTTTTTAATTTGTTCAGACTTATGTGGTATAAAAGACATACTTCCTCCATGCCTTTGTATAAGAATTTCTTAAAAGAGTAAATTAGTAAGACTTTATAGTGTTATAGAAACTAGTCTAGTCTTGCATATTTTTTGCATAATCTTCAGCACCTAATAAATCACCTAGCTGAGACTCATCAGAGATTTTTAGTTTAAATAACCAACCATCTTTGTATGGTGCATGATTTACTTGCGAAGGATCATCTACTAAAGACTCATTTACTTCTATAATTTCACCATCAAGTGGAGAATACACATCTGATGCTGCTTTCACAGACTCCACAACACATGTATCATCACCTCTTGAGAACTCTTCTCCAACCTCAGGAAGCTCAACATATACCAAATCTCCAAGTAATGACTGAGCGTGCTCTGTAATACCTACTATTACTTCATCACCCTCTACTTTGATCCA
This window harbors:
- the gcvPA gene encoding aminomethyl-transferring glycine dehydrogenase subunit GcvPA, whose product is MSFIPHKSEQIKKMLDTIGASSVDQLFDEIPAQLRANALKIPDGINEIQLANVARKRANKNHHNTNYIGAGAYSHYIPSAIWDIVARGEFYTAYTPYQAEASQGGLQVIYEFQTMMAGLTGMDVSNASMYDGATALAESVLMAIRSNKKAKSQKVLIAEALHPTYLNVLETITKHQGIEIDVVNLDSKNGKTDIAKLADFADTQYAAVVVQSPNFLGQLADVDSLTDWAHEHGALAIAVTNPMSLAILKSPAEWGEKGADIVCGEGQPMGVPLASGGPYFGFMTCKMPHVRQMPGRIVGRTVDLDGNEGFCLTLQAREQHIRRAKATSNICTNQGLMVTAATIYMSLLGAEGLERVASVSHENTTNLANELSKLDGVSIRFDKAFFNEVVIDLPVNATTFVTEMEKEGIDAGYFLGEYSNDLEKSIMICATEIHTQEDLDEYIAATKKVLARLGG
- the gcvH gene encoding glycine cleavage system protein GcvH, translating into MSNIPNELKYTKSHEWIKVEGDEVIVGITEHAQSLLGDLVYVELPEVGEEFSRGDDTCVVESVKAASDVYSPLDGEIIEVNESLVDDPSQVNHAPYKDGWLFKLKISDESQLGDLLGAEDYAKNMQD
- the gcvPB gene encoding aminomethyl-transferring glycine dehydrogenase subunit GcvPB; the encoded protein is MVIFEKTRGVNSPAVMPSKKGDTSDIPANMLRSKKPILPEQAELDVVRHYTQLSRKNFCIDTNFYPLGSCTMKYNPRAAHKYASLPGFLERHPYASTQSAQGTLECLYDLQDLIKELTGMTGVSLAPMAGAQGEFAGVAMIKAYHHKRGDFERNEIIVPDAAHGTNPATAKVCGLKVIEIPTKKCGDIDIEALDKVLGPKTAGIMLTNPSTVGVFERSIAVIAKKVHEAGGLLYYDGANLNAIMGKARPGDMGFDVLHMNLHKTFATPHGGGGPGAGPVAVNDKLKEFLPVPMVGKKDNKFVWLEEKDVPNTIGRLSAFNGNIGVLLRAYIYGAMLGGNGLTEASEIATLNANYMMVRLKEEGFTIAYPDRRASHEFIVTLKPEFQKYGVTATDFAKCLIDRGVHAPTMYFPLLVPECLLIEPTETENVDSMEKFIQAMVEIRNIAKQNPEYLKKAPYSLPSRRLDDVKAAKELDIVWQPK